In the Arachis ipaensis cultivar K30076 chromosome B04, Araip1.1, whole genome shotgun sequence genome, TTCTTATCCAAATATTCTGGAAAACATGTCCTCAAAGAATTTTTTCAAAGCAAGAACTATATTGGCTCCCACACTAGACATCGTTGAAGAGGTCAACAACCATCTGCTGGCTATCATTCCTGGAGGAGAAAAATTATATCTTAGTTCGGATTCCATATGTATGGATGAAGGGAATATGAAGAGTCAACTAGATCTCTATGGTCCTGAATTACTGAATAGCATAAATTGCTCTGGTTTGCCTCCACATAAATTAATACTCAAGGTTGGTGTTCCGGTGATGTTACTGAGGAATATTGACCAATCCAGTGGTCTTTGTAATGGTACAAGGCTACAAGT is a window encoding:
- the LOC107635807 gene encoding ATP-dependent DNA helicase PIF1-like, yielding MSSKNFFKARTILAPTLDIVEEVNNHLLAIIPGGEKLYLSSDSICMDEGNMKSQLDLYGPELLNSINCSGLPPHKLILKVGVPVMLLRNIDQSSGLCNGTRLQVRKLGNHVIECEVLTGNNVGHIALIPRMNMVPTNETVPVRFQRRQFPIIVSFAMTINKSQGQTLSHVGLYSRSTFTILINI